A single genomic interval of Spinacia oleracea cultivar Varoflay chromosome 6, BTI_SOV_V1, whole genome shotgun sequence harbors:
- the LOC110802710 gene encoding uncharacterized protein, with protein MARLVSAMKSSLSMPQTGFAALTLFFCALTLFMCASHSRRWRRWSACYTSRGSEPVIHQLHNEGMMFTSTDAEENHHVSGPVWQKNILMGGKCQLPDFSGVIIYDSTGSTVAPNKPSRLALPWK; from the coding sequence ATGGCTCGCCTTGTGTCAGCAATGAAGTCTTCGTTGAGTATGCCTCAAACTGGATTTGCAGCTCTAACCCTTTTCTTTTGCGCCTTGACGCTTTTCATGTGTGCGTCACACTCCAGAAGGTGGCGACGGTGGAGTGCTTGCTATACGAGCAGGGGCAGTGAGCCTGTCATACATCAGCTTCATAATGAAGGAATGATGTTCACTTCAACAGATGCAGAGGAAAACCATCATGTCTCAGGACCTGTTTGGCAGAAGAACATTCTCATGGGTGGAAAATGCCAGCTACCAGATTTTTCTGGTGTCATTATTTATGACTCTACTGGAAGTACTGTCGCACCAAACAAGCCTTCTCGACTTGCTCTTCCTTGGAAATAA
- the LOC110802708 gene encoding DEAD-box ATP-dependent RNA helicase 39, with the protein MLCLGVGRVKKEAEAKAPFIIIYSGGIHSSNLQSANEERTMGGTGRSILTLSLSSNLISHSIFSLSSKHCSSFSKLTFPPRVLLGFRPLCSSSSIATFEAAEELSNPTKQSVLLEKLRVRHLKDVPKSSEIKTPSAKSASRLVNNGEFEEGFSKNSKKKGGGAHTLASNFGELGLNEEVIAALEEMGISAPTEIQCIGIPAVLEGGSVVLGSHTGSGKTLAYMLPIVQLLRRDEEISGIRIKPRRPRAIVLSPTRELSEQVFRVAKCISHHARFRSTMVSGGGRLRPQEDSLNVPIDMVVGTPGRILQHIEDGNMVYGDIKYVVLDEADTMFDHGFGPDIRKFLAPLKNRAAKPNDPGFQTVLVAATMTKAVQDLVDEEFQGIIHLRTSTLHKKVASARHDFIRLTGAENKLEALLQVLEPSLSKGNKVMVFCNTLDSSRAADHFLRENQIYTVNYHGEVPAEQRVENLKKFKDEDGDCPTLVCTDLAARGLDLDVDHVIMFDFPRNSVDYLHRTGRTARMGAKGKVTSLVAKRDVPLATRIEDAINKNESLECLSVDSVRRDIARTRISQQLGSNMKVIRTSALKRSGRADPAKAGYNSGRAVSAKPGGRGRGRGQGQGQGPGRSSSSTSVSAVVPGKSSGRPASVKSTGKKLATQATARKSSSGKAVTGKYGKAIDQPKPKSGKMVSQFKPTKKSFKAPKFTTASTTKRPSKISVVGFRGRTSSSVTKS; encoded by the exons ATGTTGTGCCTAGGAGTAGGAAGGGTAAAAAAAGAAGCAGAAGCTAAAGCTCCCTTTATCATCATCTATAGCGGGGGCATTCACTCCTCCAATCTTCAATCTGCAAACGAGGAAAGAACCATGGGAGGAACAGGAAGAAGCATCctcacactttctctctcctcaaacctAATATCTCATTCCATATTCTCATTATCATCTAAACATTGCTCCTCCTTTAGCAAACTTACTTTCCCTCCAAGGGTTTTACTAGGGTTTAGGCCCCTCTGTTCTTCTTCATCCATCGCCACTTTTGAAGCAGCAGAAGAACTCTCTAACCCCACCAAACAATCAGTCCTCCTTGAAAAATTGAGGGTTAGACACCTCAAAGATGTCCCTAAATCCTCAGAAATCAAAACCCCATCTGCAAAATCAGCTTCAAGATTGGTTAATAATGGTGAATTTGAAGAGGGTTTTAGCaaaaattcaaagaaaaagggGGGTGGTGCTCATACTTTGGCTTCAAATTTTGGTGAGTTGGGTTTGAATGAAGAAGTAATTGCTGCTTTGGAGGAAATGGGTATTTCAGCTCCTACTGAAATTCAGTGTATTGGTATACCTGCTGTTCTTGAGGGGGGTAGTGTGGTATTGGGGTCTCATACTGGTTCTGGCAAGACTTTGGCTTATATGTTGCCCATTGTTCAG CTATTGAGGCGGGATGAAGAAATCTCGGGCATCCGAATAAAACCCAGGCGTCCACGAGCTATTGTCCTTAGCCCAACAAGAGAGCTTTCTGAACAG GTCTTTCGTGTGGCAAAGTGTATCAGTCATCATGCACGATTCAGGTCTACTATGGTAAGTGGTGGTGGTCGGTTACGACCCCAAGAAGATTCACTTAATGTCCCCATAGACATGGTAGTTGGCACCCCAGGAAGGATTTTACAACATATTGAAGATGGGAATATGGTCTATGGTGATATCAAATATGTG GTTTTGGATGAGGCAGATACCATGTTTGATCATGGGTTCGGTCCTGATATTCGTAAATTTCTTGCCCCACTCAAGAATCGTGCAGCAAAACCTAATGACCCTGGGTTTCAAACTGTCTTGGTAGCTGCAACAATGACGAAG GCAGTTCAAGATCTGgttgatgaggagttccaaggCATTATACATTTGCGCACTTCAACACTGCACAAAAAGGTTGCATCTGCTCGACATGATTTTATAAGACTTACAGGAGCAGAAAACAAGCTGGAAGCATTGTTACAG GTTCTTGAACCTAGCTTATCCAAAGGAAATAAAGTCATGGTCTTCTGTAATACTTTGGATTCAAGTCGTGCCGCAGATCACTTCCTTCGTGAAAACCAAATCTACACAGTTAATTATCATGGAGAAGTCCCAGCAGAGCAAAG GGTTGAGAATCTCAAAAAGTTTAAAGATGAAGATGGTGATTGTCCCACTTTGGTCTGCACTGATCTAGCTGCTAGGGGACTGGACTTGGATGTGGACCATGTTATCATGTTTGACTTCCCTAGGAATTCT GTTGATTATCTCCATCGCACTGGAAGAACTGCACGTATGGGTGCAAAAG GAAAAGTAACCAGTTTGGTTGCTAAAAGGGACGTGCCATTGGCCACGCGTATCGAGGATGCTATCAATAAAAACGAGAGCTTGGAATGTCTGAGTGTAGATAGTGTAAGGAGGGATATTGCAAGGACGCGTATTAGTCAACAGCTAGGAAGTAATATGAAGGTGATTAGGACTTCTGCTTTGAAAAGGAGTGGCAGAGCTGATCCAGCAAAAGCTGGATACAACAGTGGTAGAGCTGTTTCAGCAAAGCCTGGAGGTCGAGGTCGAGGTCGAGGTCAAGGTCAAGGTCAAGGTCCTGGCAGAAGCAGCAGTAGTACAAGTGTTTCAGCAGTTGTACCTGGAAAAAGCAGTGGAAGACCTGCTTCAGTGAAATCAACAGGTAAAAAACTAGCTACTCAGGCAACTGCAAGGAAATCCTCCAGTGGAAAAGCAGTTACTGGAAAATATGGAAAAGCAATTGATCAGCCGAAACCAAAATCTGGAAAGATGGTGAGCCAGTTTAAACCTACAAAGAAATCTTTCAAGGCCCCAAAATTTACAACTGCCAGTACCACTAAGAGACCTTCCAAAATCAGTGTTGTCGGATTCCGTGGACGAACTTCTTCTTCGGTTACAAAAAGTTAA